The following coding sequences are from one Paenibacillus tundrae window:
- the garR gene encoding 2-hydroxy-3-oxopropionate reductase has protein sequence MMAKKVGFIGLGIMGKPMALNLRKAGHELTVNDLNQEAVQILLDSGATAASSPREVAENCEIIITMLPASQHVKAVVLGEQGILSGAKEGSIIIDMSSITPAVSIALAEEAAKKGVGFLDAPVSGGEPKAIDGTLAIMVGGKESVFEAAKSVLFDLGTAVTLVGDSGCGVTAKLANQIIVNLNIAAMSEALVLAAKAGIDIEKMYQAIRGGLAGSAVLDAKVPLILERNFAPGGTIAINMKDITNVMDTAHEIGVPLPLSSHLLEIFHALKVDGKLMDDHGGIVQYYEKLANVEVRGLDHANK, from the coding sequence ATCATGGCTAAAAAAGTAGGATTTATTGGACTCGGAATCATGGGGAAACCGATGGCTCTTAATCTCAGAAAAGCAGGACACGAATTAACCGTTAATGATCTGAATCAGGAAGCGGTTCAAATATTGCTAGACTCAGGTGCAACTGCAGCTTCCTCACCAAGAGAAGTCGCTGAGAACTGTGAAATTATCATTACTATGCTCCCTGCATCTCAACATGTAAAAGCTGTTGTTTTGGGTGAACAAGGTATTTTATCTGGAGCAAAAGAAGGCTCAATCATTATTGATATGAGCTCCATCACTCCTGCCGTTTCCATTGCTCTTGCAGAAGAAGCTGCAAAAAAAGGCGTTGGCTTTTTGGATGCACCCGTTAGCGGCGGAGAGCCTAAAGCCATTGATGGTACTTTAGCAATTATGGTAGGCGGCAAAGAGAGCGTATTCGAAGCTGCCAAATCCGTTTTGTTTGATTTGGGAACAGCTGTCACCTTGGTTGGAGATAGTGGATGTGGAGTTACTGCGAAGCTCGCTAACCAGATCATTGTTAACTTAAATATAGCTGCAATGTCCGAAGCGCTTGTTCTGGCAGCTAAAGCGGGGATCGATATCGAGAAAATGTATCAGGCAATTCGAGGCGGATTAGCAGGTAGTGCAGTTCTTGATGCCAAAGTTCCACTGATTCTCGAAAGAAACTTTGCTCCAGGAGGTACGATTGCGATCAATATGAAGGATATTACTAACGTAATGGATACCGCACATGAGATTGGAGTACCTCTTCCATTGTCTAGTCATCTGTTAGAAATATTCCATGCGCTGAAGGTTGATGGGAAACTAATGGATGACCACGGCGGGATCGTACAATATTATGAAAAGTTAGCGAATGTCGAAGTAAGGGGTCTTGACCATGCAAACAAATAA
- a CDS encoding beta-glucuronidase, whose translation MIAALNLEGTWKLQLDEHKIERGLNFSDVITLPNTTSHAAKGKKNENLLIGALTDEYLFEGYAWFSREIEIPEHLADKRCFLHLERTRVTTVWIDGEELGTRNSLNTPHRYQIEAGLTAGTHTITIRVDNTEYPTKGGHLTSEDTQTNWNGITGKLELQFFERVFLDNVQVYPVLATRSLEIKAALVGELQDVQIVVSAVAVSADPVFTTEEQIFTPDSQEIQLMYKIGEDAMLWSDDEPNLYQLHIHLQDQNGEVLDSTKVWTGLREFRAAGDKFTINGRKTFLRGKHDGLIFPLTGYAPTDVDEWIRILSISKSYGINHYRFHTCCPPEAAFIAADLLGIYMEPELPFWGTITDESSEGHNQAEQDYLISEGFAMLKTFGNHPSFVMMSMGNELWGSKDKLNSILKDYKAYDHRHLYTEGSNNFQFVPDILEESEFFCGVRFSKERLFRGSYAMCDAPLGHVQTDLPNTLKDYDSNITPEQGSDADASTQTGRKEIQIQYGTGSKTVQAEAGSDQLVSHVPVISHEIGQYATFPNFDEISKYTGSLKAKNFEVFRERLEAKGLGHLAAAYFRASGKLAVQCYKEELEAAFRSQQLAGFQLLDLQDFSGQGTALVGVLDAFMDSKGMITPEEWRTFCSDAVLLARFPKYNYQAGELFEARIELSYFRRQALDGLQLKWVLQSDQIEDIILVEGEVNLPAVHGENIVSITELRIPIPEVSNMTKVEMKLSIPGTDIRKSYDLWIYPSQQEVDLSNFNLFTELSEQALELLEQGEDILLFPNPKQIQHAIQGFYSTDFWSYPMFRSISENMKREVPVGTMGLLIQQNHPIFEHFVTEEYSTYPWWSIVSESSSIILDDLNQDLQPIVQTIDNFERNHKLGLLMECQVRNGRVLMGALNLESLMATPEGRQLLYSFQRYVKSPAYQPAARLEVEELRKLFN comes from the coding sequence ATGATAGCTGCACTAAATCTGGAGGGTACCTGGAAACTGCAACTCGATGAACATAAGATAGAACGTGGTTTGAATTTTTCAGACGTTATAACATTGCCAAATACGACATCTCATGCGGCCAAGGGCAAGAAAAACGAAAATCTGTTAATAGGTGCACTGACAGATGAATATCTATTTGAGGGGTATGCATGGTTTTCACGAGAGATCGAAATCCCAGAGCACTTGGCTGACAAACGTTGCTTCTTACACCTGGAACGTACGAGAGTTACGACAGTCTGGATCGATGGTGAAGAGTTAGGGACACGTAACAGTCTGAACACGCCTCACCGTTACCAGATTGAGGCAGGGCTAACCGCTGGAACGCATACAATTACGATTCGAGTGGACAATACCGAGTATCCAACCAAAGGAGGTCACCTTACTTCCGAGGACACACAGACGAATTGGAACGGGATTACAGGGAAGTTGGAACTTCAATTTTTCGAGCGTGTTTTTCTGGATAATGTCCAAGTCTACCCTGTTCTGGCAACTCGATCTTTGGAGATTAAGGCAGCACTTGTCGGTGAGCTGCAAGACGTGCAAATTGTGGTATCAGCTGTTGCGGTCAGTGCAGATCCGGTGTTTACGACGGAGGAACAGATATTCACCCCGGATTCGCAGGAGATCCAGCTGATGTACAAGATTGGCGAAGATGCCATGTTATGGAGTGATGATGAACCTAACCTGTACCAACTACATATTCATCTGCAAGATCAGAACGGTGAAGTATTGGACTCCACCAAAGTATGGACGGGATTACGAGAATTCCGAGCGGCTGGAGACAAATTCACCATTAATGGCCGTAAAACGTTTCTTCGAGGTAAACATGATGGGCTGATCTTTCCGCTAACGGGATACGCGCCAACCGATGTGGATGAATGGATTCGCATTCTCTCTATCTCTAAGTCCTACGGTATCAATCACTACCGTTTCCATACCTGTTGTCCTCCAGAAGCTGCTTTTATTGCAGCGGATCTGCTCGGTATCTACATGGAGCCAGAGCTCCCGTTCTGGGGAACGATTACGGATGAATCCTCGGAAGGGCACAATCAAGCAGAGCAGGATTACCTGATTAGCGAGGGATTTGCGATGCTGAAGACTTTTGGTAATCATCCCTCATTTGTCATGATGTCCATGGGCAATGAACTATGGGGAAGCAAGGACAAATTGAATTCGATCCTGAAGGATTACAAGGCATATGATCATCGTCATTTATACACCGAAGGTTCCAATAACTTTCAGTTTGTGCCGGACATTCTGGAGGAAAGTGAGTTTTTCTGTGGAGTACGTTTCTCCAAAGAGCGTCTGTTCAGAGGATCGTATGCAATGTGTGATGCTCCGCTAGGTCATGTGCAGACCGATTTGCCCAACACGTTGAAAGATTATGATTCGAACATTACACCTGAGCAAGGAAGCGATGCTGACGCTTCTACACAAACGGGGAGGAAAGAGATTCAGATTCAATATGGGACAGGCTCCAAAACAGTACAGGCCGAAGCCGGAAGCGATCAACTTGTCTCACATGTACCGGTCATCTCGCATGAAATTGGACAGTACGCCACATTTCCTAATTTCGATGAAATTAGCAAGTATACGGGTTCTCTCAAAGCGAAGAACTTCGAAGTGTTTCGGGAGCGTCTGGAAGCGAAGGGACTGGGACATCTGGCGGCAGCCTACTTCAGAGCCTCGGGTAAACTCGCAGTTCAATGTTACAAGGAGGAACTGGAAGCCGCTTTTCGTTCGCAGCAACTAGCCGGGTTCCAACTGCTGGATCTCCAGGATTTCAGTGGTCAGGGAACAGCGCTGGTAGGTGTGCTGGACGCGTTCATGGATTCCAAGGGCATGATTACACCTGAGGAGTGGAGAACGTTCTGTTCCGATGCTGTGCTGCTGGCGAGATTCCCTAAATATAATTATCAAGCCGGAGAATTGTTCGAAGCACGTATTGAACTAAGTTACTTCCGGAGGCAAGCATTGGATGGACTTCAATTGAAATGGGTACTTCAAAGCGATCAGATCGAAGACATCATCCTTGTGGAAGGTGAAGTTAATCTGCCCGCAGTCCATGGAGAAAATATTGTGAGTATCACGGAACTTCGTATTCCTATCCCTGAAGTCTCCAATATGACCAAAGTGGAGATGAAATTGTCTATTCCGGGCACGGATATCCGTAAGTCTTACGACTTGTGGATCTACCCGAGTCAACAGGAAGTGGATCTGAGCAATTTTAATCTATTTACTGAACTCTCGGAACAGGCGCTTGAGCTGCTAGAGCAAGGAGAAGATATTCTACTTTTCCCAAATCCCAAACAGATTCAACACGCGATTCAAGGTTTCTACAGCACTGATTTCTGGTCTTATCCGATGTTCCGTTCGATATCGGAAAATATGAAAAGAGAAGTTCCCGTGGGGACAATGGGATTGTTGATTCAACAGAACCATCCGATCTTCGAACATTTTGTCACAGAGGAGTATTCCACTTATCCATGGTGGAGCATCGTTTCCGAATCTTCATCCATCATTCTGGATGATCTGAATCAAGACTTACAACCCATTGTGCAGACCATTGATAATTTTGAACGTAATCATAAGCTCGGACTATTAATGGAGTGCCAGGTGCGGAATGGGAGAGTGTTGATGGGAGCGCTCAATCTGGAGAGTCTAATGGCAACGCCGGAGGGAAGACAGTTATTATACAGCTTCCAGCGTTACGTAAAGAGCCCAGCGTACCAGCCAGCTGCCCGCCTCGAAGTCGAGGAACTTCGCAAGTTGTTTAACTAA
- a CDS encoding response regulator transcription factor — MKKILVIDDEAAIRDLIELVLRREKYDVQTAEDGKTGLQLLDSFQPDLVVLDLMLPDCSGYDLCKEITGKLAVPVIMLSAKNEVIDKVLGLELGAEDYMTKPFDNRELLARIKVILRRNESKEESSEGTEVRSTRIIHEELTFDLESRRVLKNGVPVSLTAKEFKILETLLKRPDKIFTRDELLQIGWGYDFMGDSRSVDMTIMRLRKKLEDDADEPKYVRTIYGFGYQLGGGET, encoded by the coding sequence TTGAAGAAAATACTTGTCATTGACGATGAAGCCGCAATTAGAGATTTAATTGAGCTTGTGCTGAGGCGAGAAAAGTACGATGTGCAAACTGCAGAAGATGGTAAAACCGGACTGCAATTGCTGGATTCTTTTCAGCCAGATCTGGTGGTTCTAGATCTAATGCTGCCTGACTGCTCCGGATATGACCTGTGCAAGGAAATCACCGGGAAACTTGCCGTTCCTGTGATCATGCTCTCTGCCAAAAATGAGGTCATCGACAAGGTGCTCGGACTAGAGCTAGGCGCGGAAGACTATATGACCAAACCCTTTGACAACCGTGAATTGCTCGCTCGGATCAAGGTGATTCTGAGAAGAAACGAGAGTAAGGAGGAATCAAGTGAAGGAACAGAAGTGAGATCTACACGCATTATTCATGAAGAGCTGACATTTGATCTGGAAAGCCGAAGGGTGCTGAAAAATGGTGTACCCGTGTCTTTAACGGCTAAAGAGTTTAAGATTCTGGAAACGTTACTCAAAAGGCCAGACAAAATCTTTACCCGGGATGAGCTGCTGCAGATCGGATGGGGATATGACTTTATGGGAGACAGTCGCAGTGTGGATATGACCATCATGCGATTACGGAAGAAGCTGGAGGATGACGCAGACGAACCGAAGTATGTCAGGACGATCTATGGATTTGGCTATCAGCTTGGGGGTGGCGAGACCTGA
- a CDS encoding GlsB/YeaQ/YmgE family stress response membrane protein has translation MDLLWVLIVGGLIGWLSGNLIGRDVPGGVLGNVIAGFIGSWLGTELLGPRGPVIGGFHIIPAIVGSIIALLIFFALARGGAFRRR, from the coding sequence ATGGATCTGCTCTGGGTACTCATTGTTGGTGGACTTATTGGCTGGTTAAGCGGCAACTTGATTGGACGGGACGTACCGGGCGGTGTTCTTGGAAACGTTATTGCGGGTTTTATCGGCTCCTGGTTAGGAACGGAATTGCTAGGACCAAGGGGGCCTGTGATTGGCGGGTTTCATATTATTCCAGCCATTGTTGGCTCTATTATTGCCCTGCTCATCTTCTTCGCTCTGGCACGTGGCGGAGCCTTCCGAAGACGTTAA
- a CDS encoding four-carbon acid sugar kinase family protein yields the protein MQTNNRSVDEVFSQIPSLDTNLVNDIIEQELQHFNPKIIVLDDDPTGVQTVHGISVYTDWSIESIDRGFKEDHSMFFILTNSRGFTSAETTKAHQEIAANIVAAAQINNREFIVISRGDSTLRGHYPLETEVLKDTIEAKSDIRFDGEILLPFFKEGGRFTIDNIHYVQYDNELIPAGETEFAKDRTFGYTSSHLGEWAEEKSNGKYQAEHMTYISLESLRAMNIELIEQQLLNVVDFNKVIVNAVDYTDVQIFTIALIKAINKGKQFMFRSAAALTKVIGGVSDKSLLTRDEMMSEDTDHGGLVIIGSHVQKTTEQFKELKKSSVIEFVEFNVHLVLEPVQFKNELNRVVETTNKLILRGKNVAVYTKRERLDLGEDRKEDELKLSVKISDAVTSIVKRLEVRPAYIIAKGGITSSDIGTNGLEVKRATVAGQIRPGIPVWTTGDESKFPGISYVIFPGNVGTNTDLREVVEMLSKK from the coding sequence ATGCAAACAAATAACCGGTCTGTAGATGAAGTTTTCAGCCAAATTCCTTCTCTTGATACGAATCTTGTCAACGACATTATCGAACAAGAACTTCAACATTTTAATCCCAAAATCATCGTTTTGGATGACGATCCAACAGGTGTTCAAACCGTACATGGGATCTCAGTCTATACAGATTGGTCTATTGAAAGTATCGACAGAGGGTTTAAGGAAGATCATTCTATGTTCTTTATCCTTACTAACTCTCGTGGATTTACATCCGCTGAGACGACAAAAGCACATCAGGAAATTGCTGCTAACATCGTAGCAGCCGCCCAAATAAACAATCGGGAATTCATTGTTATCAGCCGTGGTGATTCTACACTTCGAGGCCACTACCCGCTTGAAACTGAGGTGTTAAAAGATACTATTGAAGCCAAATCAGATATACGTTTTGACGGTGAAATACTCCTTCCTTTCTTCAAAGAAGGCGGGCGCTTCACAATTGATAACATACACTACGTTCAATATGATAATGAACTTATTCCTGCAGGAGAAACAGAATTTGCTAAAGATCGCACCTTCGGCTACACCAGCTCACACTTAGGTGAATGGGCTGAAGAAAAGTCAAATGGGAAGTATCAAGCTGAACATATGACTTATATCTCACTTGAAAGTCTGCGTGCTATGAACATTGAGCTCATTGAGCAGCAGTTGTTGAATGTGGTGGATTTCAACAAAGTTATTGTGAATGCGGTTGACTATACGGATGTACAGATCTTCACTATTGCTCTAATTAAAGCCATCAACAAAGGCAAACAATTTATGTTTAGAAGTGCTGCTGCACTTACAAAGGTCATTGGAGGCGTAAGTGACAAAAGCCTGCTAACTCGTGACGAGATGATGAGTGAAGACACAGACCATGGCGGATTAGTCATCATTGGATCACATGTTCAAAAAACAACGGAACAATTCAAAGAATTGAAGAAGTCCAGTGTAATAGAATTTGTTGAATTTAACGTCCATCTTGTTTTGGAACCCGTTCAATTCAAGAACGAACTTAATAGAGTCGTTGAAACAACCAACAAACTGATTCTTCGAGGTAAAAATGTAGCTGTCTATACCAAAAGAGAGCGCTTAGATCTTGGGGAGGACAGAAAAGAAGATGAGTTAAAACTATCCGTAAAAATTTCGGACGCAGTAACGAGTATTGTCAAACGTTTAGAAGTACGACCAGCCTACATTATTGCTAAAGGTGGCATTACATCAAGCGATATTGGAACCAACGGTCTTGAAGTTAAACGAGCTACTGTTGCCGGACAGATTCGTCCTGGTATTCCAGTGTGGACAACAGGAGACGAGAGTAAGTTTCCCGGAATCTCATATGTCATCTTCCCTGGGAATGTGGGCACTAACACGGATTTAAGAGAAGTTGTTGAAATGTTGAGCAAGAAGTAA
- a CDS encoding GntR family transcriptional regulator: MRNETEVKLVHENNSSRPAYHQCYEILRDKILSGELSSGTKIVEEKLAAELGVSRTPIRDSIRKLENEGLIVQKKVVKPTEKDLRNLFNVRILLEGYSAKCAANFLKDNEIEELYKYVEIGRTGTKDEIMSANESFHNDIVKASNNPLMIDIIDRMQAIIYLFRKTVVIYNRPHLIDEHEEIYVAIKSRDGERAEELMKKHLENDLNFYLHVMSNQ, translated from the coding sequence ATGAGAAATGAGACTGAGGTGAAGTTAGTGCATGAAAATAATAGTTCACGACCGGCGTATCATCAATGTTATGAAATTCTCCGAGACAAGATTTTAAGCGGTGAACTTTCTAGCGGTACGAAGATTGTTGAAGAGAAGCTCGCTGCTGAGCTTGGAGTGAGCAGAACGCCCATAAGAGATTCGATACGTAAGCTGGAGAACGAAGGATTAATTGTTCAGAAAAAAGTGGTTAAACCTACCGAAAAGGATTTACGTAATTTATTTAATGTTCGTATATTGCTTGAAGGGTATTCTGCCAAATGCGCGGCGAATTTTCTGAAGGACAACGAGATTGAAGAACTGTATAAGTATGTGGAGATTGGGAGAACAGGGACAAAAGATGAGATTATGTCAGCCAACGAAAGTTTCCATAATGACATTGTAAAAGCGAGTAATAATCCGCTCATGATTGATATTATAGATCGGATGCAAGCTATTATTTATTTGTTCAGAAAAACAGTTGTGATCTATAATCGCCCTCATCTGATCGATGAGCATGAAGAAATTTACGTTGCGATTAAGTCTAGAGATGGTGAAAGGGCAGAAGAGTTGATGAAAAAGCATCTTGAAAATGATTTGAACTTTTATCTGCATGTTATGAGCAATCAGTGA
- a CDS encoding gluconate:H+ symporter — MPILSVTLGVILLLVLMMAFKLNAFISLIIVSLAVGVLEGMTPIQAVESIEAGLGGTLGHLTMIIIFGGILGKLMTDSGGAQRIATTMISAFGQKRTQLAAVITAAIVGIALFFETGVVVLIPLVFTIARAARVPVLYLGMPVIAALITMHGFVPPHPGPTAVANVFGANIGLTMILGILVAIPAFILAGPVYTKLFKKEALEIDIPKGLFNPKEFKEEELPKFGISLFTALLPVILIALQTFVEIFAPESAISSVTDFIGNANVALLISVLVAIFTFGLNLGKKMPEIMKSLSESVSGIGMILLIIAGGGAFKQVLIDSHIDQYISDLMAGSTLSPLILTWLIAAILRIAVGSATVAGMTAAGIAAPLVAATGVSPELMVLAAGAGSVTFSHVNDAGFWIYKEYFNLTIGKTIKTWSVMVTIISLVGLAGVLILDMFM; from the coding sequence ATGCCAATTCTCTCCGTTACACTAGGGGTCATTTTACTGCTTGTATTAATGATGGCTTTTAAGTTAAACGCTTTCATATCATTGATTATTGTCTCCCTAGCCGTTGGCGTGCTGGAAGGAATGACTCCGATTCAAGCTGTCGAATCCATCGAAGCTGGTTTAGGCGGAACACTTGGTCATTTAACGATGATCATTATTTTTGGAGGAATTCTGGGTAAATTAATGACCGATTCTGGTGGTGCACAGCGTATTGCAACGACCATGATCAGTGCCTTTGGTCAAAAACGGACTCAGTTGGCAGCCGTTATTACAGCAGCTATTGTTGGAATCGCTTTATTCTTTGAAACTGGGGTAGTCGTGTTAATTCCATTGGTATTTACCATCGCAAGAGCTGCACGTGTACCCGTTCTATATCTCGGAATGCCCGTTATTGCAGCACTTATAACCATGCACGGATTCGTTCCTCCCCACCCTGGTCCTACAGCCGTTGCGAATGTGTTTGGGGCGAATATCGGATTAACGATGATCTTAGGCATACTTGTTGCAATCCCTGCATTCATCCTTGCCGGTCCTGTGTATACGAAGCTGTTTAAAAAAGAAGCATTGGAAATCGATATCCCGAAGGGTCTATTTAATCCTAAGGAATTTAAGGAAGAAGAGCTGCCTAAGTTCGGAATCAGTCTTTTCACAGCACTTCTACCTGTCATTTTGATTGCACTTCAAACTTTTGTTGAGATCTTTGCACCTGAATCAGCAATTTCATCCGTAACTGATTTCATTGGTAATGCAAATGTCGCTTTATTGATTTCAGTCTTAGTAGCTATTTTCACTTTTGGACTAAACCTAGGCAAGAAAATGCCAGAGATTATGAAATCTCTAAGTGAGTCTGTCAGCGGAATTGGAATGATTCTTTTAATTATCGCAGGTGGTGGCGCGTTCAAGCAGGTGTTGATCGATAGTCATATTGACCAATATATCTCTGACCTTATGGCAGGCTCTACTCTATCTCCTCTCATCCTAACCTGGTTGATTGCAGCCATCTTGAGAATTGCCGTTGGTTCAGCAACTGTAGCTGGTATGACAGCAGCTGGCATTGCGGCACCACTGGTTGCTGCCACGGGAGTAAGTCCAGAACTCATGGTTTTAGCCGCTGGTGCAGGAAGCGTAACGTTCTCACACGTAAACGATGCAGGATTCTGGATCTATAAGGAGTACTTTAATCTTACGATAGGCAAAACAATAAAAACCTGGTCAGTCATGGTAACGATTATTTCATTGGTTGGACTAGCTGGTGTTCTGATTCTAGATATGTTTATGTAA
- a CDS encoding sensor histidine kinase, with protein MLSFGIIIFAVNKAIDYYSFITIEKQMMEKADLSELSFREVLAQHRSSSGEPQTTEIVRLALEKLKASGKEVRIYDSSKQLIGLAVDGIIINDGKPHIFEKNIEKALGGSYAYTVTDDHLLYFATPIQNQFYENAYVYEFVEDISYFYAIMDQIRYILFVGAGGFIVLITLSSLWIARNTTKPIKLLLGAVQNFSRQEFRRIHLNRKDELGMLADGLDSMGRQLHDYIQYQKQFVSNVSHELKTPLAAIRGFSQYLVEGENENKELQKIYAHLLQESDRLTRLINELLLLSRFDKAGSEELEVEKTEMNELIQQVALNMEAKANDKGIKIIINKTERDPADEGLTKVCANVNPMLMSHAIANLVDNAIKYSGSHSQIEVEMEHTPSEVVIRIRDQGIGIAGDELERVQERFYRAKNASTANGSGLGLSICKEIVERFNGYIDMESELGKGTTITIVLPRA; from the coding sequence GTGTTGTCCTTTGGCATCATCATATTTGCGGTCAATAAAGCCATCGATTACTACAGCTTCATCACCATTGAAAAACAGATGATGGAGAAGGCAGATCTGTCCGAGCTGTCCTTTCGTGAGGTGCTGGCACAGCATAGGTCATCATCAGGGGAGCCGCAGACTACGGAAATCGTCAGACTGGCTCTGGAGAAGTTGAAAGCTTCAGGTAAAGAAGTGCGTATCTATGACAGCTCCAAGCAGTTAATAGGCTTGGCTGTAGATGGCATCATCATTAATGATGGCAAACCGCATATTTTCGAGAAAAATATTGAGAAAGCCTTGGGCGGCAGCTATGCATACACCGTAACGGATGATCATCTGCTTTATTTTGCGACGCCTATTCAGAATCAATTCTACGAAAACGCTTATGTGTATGAGTTCGTGGAGGATATTTCTTACTTTTATGCGATTATGGATCAAATCCGTTATATCTTATTTGTGGGTGCGGGTGGATTTATTGTACTGATTACGTTATCCAGTCTATGGATTGCCCGCAACACAACTAAGCCGATTAAGCTGTTGCTTGGCGCTGTGCAAAATTTCTCTAGACAGGAATTCCGGAGAATTCATCTAAACCGTAAGGATGAGCTGGGTATGCTGGCAGATGGGCTGGATTCCATGGGACGCCAGCTTCATGATTACATTCAGTATCAGAAACAATTTGTCTCCAACGTATCACACGAGTTAAAAACACCCTTGGCAGCCATTCGTGGCTTCTCTCAATACTTGGTAGAAGGGGAGAACGAGAATAAGGAACTGCAAAAAATCTATGCTCATCTGTTGCAGGAATCGGATCGGCTGACGCGCTTGATTAATGAACTGTTGTTGCTATCCCGATTCGACAAGGCTGGTTCTGAAGAACTGGAAGTGGAGAAAACGGAAATGAACGAACTGATTCAGCAAGTCGCATTGAATATGGAAGCCAAAGCGAACGATAAAGGAATCAAGATCATAATTAATAAGACGGAGAGAGACCCGGCGGATGAAGGTCTGACAAAAGTCTGCGCCAACGTTAATCCAATGCTGATGTCCCATGCAATCGCTAACTTAGTGGACAATGCCATTAAATATTCAGGCAGTCATTCGCAGATTGAAGTGGAGATGGAGCATACGCCAAGCGAGGTGGTCATTCGGATACGTGATCAAGGTATAGGTATCGCGGGCGATGAGCTGGAGCGAGTGCAGGAACGATTTTACCGGGCGAAAAATGCAAGCACAGCGAACGGTTCAGGTCTTGGACTTTCGATCTGCAAAGAGATTGTAGAGCGGTTTAACGGATATATCGACATGGAAAGCGAGTTAGGCAAAGGGACTACTATCACGATTGTGTTGCCTCGCGCATAA
- a CDS encoding FMN-dependent NADH-azoreductase, with protein sequence MSNVLYVTAHPLNTDTYSLSVGNQFIKTYKKFNPKDVISHLDLYHTDLPQIDADILGHWGQPPYGDAFDKLREETKKDVIRMHELIQQFKDSDKIVIVNPVWNYSFPSVLKAYIDIIINIGETVKRADNGLRGLAGLTGTQQGKKVMHIQASGTVLSHGKFNHVEYSHSYLKAVMNLMGVEDVEAIFVEGMSEKPDQVQHIKAEAIQKAILKAEVF encoded by the coding sequence ATGTCAAATGTATTGTATGTAACAGCTCATCCTCTCAACACGGATACCTACAGTTTGTCCGTGGGTAACCAATTTATTAAAACGTACAAAAAGTTTAATCCAAAAGATGTTATCTCTCATCTCGATCTGTACCATACAGATCTTCCACAAATCGATGCCGATATCCTAGGACACTGGGGGCAACCACCATATGGTGATGCTTTTGATAAACTACGCGAAGAGACAAAGAAAGACGTGATACGAATGCATGAGCTCATTCAACAATTCAAAGATTCAGATAAAATAGTGATAGTCAATCCCGTTTGGAATTATTCTTTTCCATCCGTTTTGAAGGCATATATAGACATCATCATAAATATTGGGGAAACAGTTAAACGAGCAGATAATGGACTACGGGGATTGGCTGGGTTAACGGGTACACAGCAAGGAAAAAAAGTAATGCACATTCAAGCATCTGGGACAGTACTTTCTCACGGGAAGTTTAATCATGTTGAATATAGTCATAGCTATCTGAAGGCTGTTATGAATTTGATGGGCGTTGAGGATGTAGAAGCTATATTTGTTGAGGGTATGAGTGAGAAACCTGATCAAGTACAACATATTAAGGCAGAAGCAATTCAAAAAGCTATTTTGAAAGCGGAAGTATTTTAA